One genomic region from Antedon mediterranea chromosome 3, ecAntMedi1.1, whole genome shotgun sequence encodes:
- the LOC140045007 gene encoding 3 beta-hydroxysteroid dehydrogenase/Delta 5-->4-isomerase type 4-like, producing MGKDEEVVVVTGGCGFVGQHVIKHLLIQEMFPVKEVRVFDLSSQFCCINELNVKDCHTPVNHICGDITQLNDISRACRGATMVIHTAGKVDVTACPNVEALNLVNLTGTKNVVKACIDNCINILVFTSTVDVVIGEEPIINGTESTLWIPSSHHFGPYAHTKSEAEKVILHANNHILPNEKKLKTCALRISPVYGEGDPNFSKQLKSAKKQGKMMRISNESSKLQHIYAGNVGYAHVVAANALRNPVCPTGQAYFITDDTPVSSLNAFLHPFLENLGVKTYSYTIPYWFLYLLAFITELAAWITKPLKIFRPIFTRRVVQFINSVVYFNSNLAKLELGYKPLYTYEESLNKSLVYYRRYVSSP from the exons ATGGGTAAAGATGAAGAAGTTGTCGTGGTTACTGGTGGATGTGGCTTTGTTGGTCAACATGTAATCAAACATCTCCTAATTCAAGAAATGTTTCCAGTTAAAGAGGTTCGAGTATTTGACCTATCTTCTCAATTTTGCTGCATTAATGAATTAAACG TGAAAGATTGTCATACTCCTGTGAATCACATCTGTGGAGACATCACCCAGCTGAACGATATCAGTAGAGCATGCAGAGGTGCCACAATGGTTATCCACACTGCAGGCAAAGTGGATGTTACTGCATGTCCAAATGTCGAGGCACTCAATTTGGTTAATTTAACAG gaaCAAAGAATGTTGTTAAAGCTTGTATTGAcaactgtatcaatattttGGTGTTCACAAGTACTGTTGATGTTGTTATTGGTGAAGAACCAATCATAAATGGAACAGAATCAACACTTTGGATTCCATCATCGCACCACTTTGGGCCATACGCCCACACCAAATCTGAAGCAGAGAAAGTCATCTTACATGCAAACAATCACATTCTCCCGAATGAAAAAAAGCTAAAGACATGTGCGTTGCGCATATCACCTGTTTATGGCGAAGGCGATCCAAATTTTAGCAAGCAGTTAAAATCTGCCAAAAAGCAAGGAAAGATGATGCGTATCTCAAACGAGTCGTCAAAACTACAACACATATATGCGGGTAATGTTGGTTATGCCCATGTTGTTGCTGCAAATGCACTTCGCAATCCTGTATGTCCTACCGGTCAAGCTTACTTCATTACTGATGACACGCCAGTTTCTAGTTTGAATGCATTTTTACATCCATTTTTGGAAAACTTAGGTGTAAAGACGTATTCATACACAATTCCTTATTGGTTTTTATACCTACTGGCGTTTATTACTGAGCTAGCTGCTTGGATTACGAAACCACTCAAGATATTCCGTCCTATATTCACTAGACGTGTGGTACAATTTATTAATTCAGTTGTATATTTCAATTCTAACTTGGCCAAATTAGAGTTGGGATATAAACCTCTATACACATATGAGGAATCCTTAAATAAAAGTTTGGTATATTATCGTAGATATGTTTCAAGTCCCTAG